The genomic segment GAGGCCGAGAACGACTTACCCAGCGCCAGCGTCGCCCCGGAGTTGATCGCCGACGACAGCGCCACCGTCAGCGCGTTGTTGTGGTACAGCGGCAGGCAGCTGTACAGGGTGTCGGAGCCCTTCAGCCGCAGCCCCAGTCCGCCGAACGCCGCCAGGGCCTTGAGCCAGCGCAGATGCGTCATCACGCTGGCCTTGGGGAACCCGGTGGTGCCCGACGTGAAGATGTAGAAGGCGGTGTCGCGGGCCTGCACGGCCCCCACCGAATCCGGGTTGGTGGCGGCCGCGCCGACCGCGAAGCGCTCCAGGTCTTCGATCGTCAGCGTGTTGGCGGTGGCCGCGGAACCGGACTCGGCGACTGCGCTGACCAGGTCCGTCTCCGCGATCAGCACCTTGGCGTCGAGCAATCCAAGGCTGTGCGCGAGCACCTCACCACGCTGGTGGTGGTTGAGCATTCCGGCGACGGCCCCGCACTTGACCGTGGCCAGCATGGCCAGCACCGTGTTGGGCGAGTTGCGCAGCATGATCCCGACGACGTCGCCGTGGCCGACTCCGCGCGCGGCCAGCACCGCGGCATACCGGTTGGCAGCCGCGTTGGCCTCGCGGTAGGTCAGCTTCTGGTCACCGAAGCGCAGGAAGACCTTGTCGCCGTAGCGGGCGGCGCGGTCCTGGAACACGCTGCCGATCGACCGGTGCGAGCCCGGCTGGGCCAATAGCCCGGTCGCCGCGCCGCGAAGGATGACCCGCAGGTCGGCCAGGACGCCCGGTAGTCCCGACGCGATGTCGGCCAGGCCGATCCGTCTGCGTGCTCCCCCGGCGTGATCGGACACGTGCTCCCTCGATTCCCCTTGACGCAGCCGACCTCAGACAGGGGCGCACGCCTCGATTGCGTCATACACCTTATCGACCAGCACCAGCGTGTCCATCGCCACCTGCGCGATGTACCCGCGGTCAACCAAGTCGTTCAGCCAGACCAATAAGCCCTCGTAGTGTCCCCAGGTGTCCAGCAGCACCACGGGCTTGTCATGCATACCCAGCGAGCCCGTCGTCCACGCCTCGAACAGCTCGTCAAGCGTGCCGATTCCACCGGGCAGCGCGATGAAGGCGTCGGAACGTTCTTCCATGATCCGCTTCCGGTCGCGCATGTCGTCGGTGACGATCAGCTCGCTGGCGTTCTCGTCGGCAAGTTCGCGGCGCACCAACTGGCGCGGGATGATGCCGACCGTCTTGCCGCCGCGGGCGCGCGCCGCACTGGCCACCGCGCCCATCGCCGAAATGTCGCCGCCGCCCCACACCAGGGTCCAGCCGCGGTCGGCGATCGCTTCGCCGAGTTCGCTAGCCAAATCAAGCAATTCGGGATGTGTCGGGCCGGACGCGCAGTAGACGCAGACCGCCCATTCGGGTGCGGATTCGCCGTCGGGGCGCATACCCGCCAAGGTAGACCAAAGCCCTTCGAACCGTGCACATATGGGGCTTTCGCGCCAGCTAGTCACCGGCGGGACACCGCGCCGCAATAAAATTCGGCGATGCCGATTCGATGGAACGTCCCACAGCACGCGTCCACGTTGGAACGACTAAATTCCGCTCTGGGTGACGGGTCGCGGCGCGGTGCGGTGGTGCTCGGTCCCGACGGTGTCGGCAAGTCGACCTTGGCGCGGTTGGCCGCCGAGAACTTCGCCGGCGGCAACCCGAGCACTTTCATCCGCTGGGTCACGGGCACCCCGACCGAGCGCGTCGTCCCGTTCGGCGCCTTCAGCCATATCGTGGACTTCTCCAGTTTCGGGGCCGACATCGGGAAGCCGGCCGCGTTGCTGCGGGCGGCCCGGGCATCGTTGAGCGGCGACACGCAGGGCGATCTGCTGCTGATCGTCGACGACGCTCACAATCTGGACATCCTGTCGGCCACCCTCGTGTACCAGCTGGCGCTGGCCGGCACCGCCCGGATGGTCGTCACCGCCCGCGCGGACGCCGCACCGGAGGCGATCGCCGCGCTGTGGACCGACGACCTGCTGGAGCGCATCGACGTCGACCCGCCCGGCGAGGCCACCAGCACGGCCGAGGTCGACACCTTCATCGCCGAGCTGCCCGCGGCCGCGCGGACGGTGCTCGACTATCTCGCCGTCGAGGAGCCGCTGTCGCTGGCCGATCTCACCGCGCTGGCCGGCGACGGCGCGGTCAGCGAAGCGCAGGAGTGGGGCGCGGCCGAAACCCGAGTGCGCGACGGGCACGCCGTGGCGGCATCTCCTGGCCGCGGAGGAGATCCGGTCGTCTACACCGCCCACCCGCTGTTCTCCGAGCGGGCGCGGGCCGCGCTGGGCGCCGACGGTGCCCGGCGGCGGCGCACCCAGTTGGTCGAGCTGCAGTCCCGGGATCCGTCGGATCACCTCAGCGACCGGCTGCGGCTGG from the Mycobacterium lentiflavum genome contains:
- a CDS encoding TIGR00730 family Rossman fold protein, with product MRPDGESAPEWAVCVYCASGPTHPELLDLASELGEAIADRGWTLVWGGGDISAMGAVASAARARGGKTVGIIPRQLVRRELADENASELIVTDDMRDRKRIMEERSDAFIALPGGIGTLDELFEAWTTGSLGMHDKPVVLLDTWGHYEGLLVWLNDLVDRGYIAQVAMDTLVLVDKVYDAIEACAPV